The following are encoded in a window of Brevibacillus sp. DP1.3A genomic DNA:
- a CDS encoding HAMP domain-containing sensor histidine kinase, which produces MFTKRSTSTRTAVPLLRYWTWRYALILSVILFGIGFFGIYWINKAATEQQFEVLEARTELLADSYTKVLLAKSTSTSSVKIEDLAQTTVGVSSQAVTGVTGPASPAIPDTATPAANTAMIAFRVMPTVPIDHVVQIYDDAGKTFKKDMLNQTTTVTVAQLPTPAQPVDKTKEIREVVATKGATWLRVGVPYYEHNAVAGTYYVSTPLNNDLVHTYITIMVSIGIITLCGWAIVYVLSRSLTQPLRQLAIAAEQISSGNYTPSLPNSSKIKEAEISQLIHSFDDMAKRLGQLERMRTDLLAGVSHELRTPVTSIRGMIQAVKDGVVKGADADEFMQISMDEAKRLQTMVNDLLDFSSMEAGEVFVEKQSIQIDSTLNQIVAQVQTLPSFADVSVTVNPTGPEIVWIGDESHVKQILLNLLGNSAAANATQIEIGVHNQSDFLSIDVTDNGKGIPESEVPFIFERYYRGDSKRKKKQGLGLGLTISRLLAKAHNGNVELIRTSPEGTTFRLSLAHPDLVRLK; this is translated from the coding sequence GTGTTTACTAAACGATCTACTTCTACTAGAACTGCTGTACCGCTCTTGCGTTACTGGACGTGGCGCTATGCCTTGATATTATCGGTCATTCTTTTTGGTATCGGCTTTTTTGGCATCTATTGGATTAATAAAGCAGCTACAGAACAACAGTTTGAAGTACTGGAAGCAAGAACAGAGTTACTCGCTGATTCGTATACCAAGGTGTTGCTTGCCAAGAGCACCTCGACTTCTTCTGTAAAGATAGAGGATTTGGCACAAACAACAGTTGGTGTTTCTAGTCAGGCTGTCACTGGTGTGACTGGCCCTGCGTCTCCGGCTATTCCTGACACCGCAACACCCGCAGCCAATACCGCCATGATCGCATTTCGAGTCATGCCGACTGTCCCAATCGATCACGTGGTACAGATTTACGATGATGCGGGCAAGACGTTCAAGAAGGATATGCTGAATCAGACGACGACCGTTACCGTTGCGCAGTTGCCTACTCCTGCCCAGCCTGTGGACAAAACAAAGGAAATACGGGAGGTCGTTGCCACAAAGGGAGCTACCTGGCTGCGTGTAGGTGTCCCTTACTATGAACACAATGCAGTCGCAGGCACTTATTACGTCAGTACCCCCCTTAACAATGATTTGGTCCACACCTATATCACGATCATGGTTTCCATCGGAATCATCACTTTGTGCGGTTGGGCCATCGTCTATGTACTTTCTCGCTCGTTAACACAGCCCTTGCGGCAGTTGGCAATAGCGGCAGAGCAAATATCCAGCGGGAATTACACGCCGTCCTTGCCCAATTCTTCCAAAATCAAAGAAGCGGAAATCAGTCAGCTGATTCATTCCTTTGACGATATGGCGAAACGGCTTGGACAACTAGAGCGGATGCGCACCGACCTTTTGGCTGGTGTTTCCCATGAGCTACGTACCCCTGTCACCTCGATCCGCGGGATGATTCAAGCGGTCAAAGACGGCGTCGTGAAAGGTGCAGATGCGGATGAATTCATGCAAATCAGCATGGACGAAGCCAAGCGACTCCAGACAATGGTCAATGACCTCCTCGACTTTTCTTCAATGGAAGCAGGTGAGGTATTCGTCGAAAAGCAATCCATTCAAATCGACAGCACGTTAAATCAGATAGTCGCACAGGTGCAAACCTTGCCTTCATTTGCAGACGTATCTGTGACAGTTAACCCGACTGGACCAGAAATCGTATGGATCGGCGATGAATCACATGTTAAACAAATTTTGCTCAATTTATTAGGGAACAGCGCTGCTGCAAATGCAACGCAGATCGAGATCGGTGTCCATAATCAAAGCGACTTCCTCTCCATCGACGTGACCGACAATGGAAAAGGGATTCCTGAGTCAGAGGTTCCATTCATTTTCGAACGGTACTATCGCGGCGATAGCAAACGCAAAAAGAAACAGGGATTGGGGCTTGGCCTGACGATCTCCCGACTATTAGCAAAAGCACACAACGGAAATGTCGAATTGATTCGGACTTCTCCAGAAGGAACAACCTTTCGTCTTTCACTCGCCCATCCAGACCTCGTCCGCTTGAAATAA
- the ptsP gene encoding phosphoenolpyruvate--protein phosphotransferase: MSQKITGVKASAGIAIGKAFLLTTPDLQINTVAIEDPASEIQRFQEALARAKNDLEDIVLRVEREMGTDHADIFKAHLLVLEDPELVDTVKDKISNEKTNAESALNDVAQAFIGLFEQMDNEYMRERAADIRDVTKRVLSYLLGVPFAGLGELTEEVIIVADDLTPSDTAQLDRRYVKGFVTDIGGRTSHSAIMARSLEIPAVVGTQGITRAVQPATLIILDGHEGIAIIDPSEEEIAVYKRKQADYEAQKAELAKLVNNKTVTLDNHHVELAANIGSPEDVAGANANGAEGVGLFRTEFLYMGRNDFPTEDEQYIAYKHVLEHMGDRPVVIRTLDIGGDKHLSYLALPEEMNPFLGHRAIRLCLDNQGLFRTQLRALLRASVHGNLKIMFPMIATLEEFRQAKAILEEEKKSLVDRGIVVSDQYEVGIMIEIPAAALMADQFAREVDFFSIGTNDLIQYTMAADRMNEKVAYLYQPYHPAVLRLLHNVIKAGHAQNKWVGMCGEMAGDPIAIPILLGMGLDEFSMSAGSILPAREQLSRLNVEDAAKQIDTILQMSTSAQVEAFVKEWLERV, translated from the coding sequence ATGTCCCAAAAGATCACAGGTGTAAAAGCTTCAGCAGGTATAGCCATTGGCAAGGCGTTTTTACTGACAACGCCCGATTTACAGATCAATACCGTAGCGATTGAAGATCCGGCGAGTGAAATCCAACGCTTTCAAGAGGCATTGGCTCGAGCAAAAAATGATTTGGAGGACATCGTTCTGCGCGTGGAGCGGGAGATGGGGACGGATCATGCAGACATTTTCAAAGCTCACCTGCTCGTCTTGGAAGACCCGGAACTAGTCGATACCGTCAAAGATAAAATCTCAAATGAAAAGACAAACGCCGAAAGTGCTTTGAATGATGTCGCGCAAGCATTCATCGGACTTTTCGAGCAAATGGATAACGAATACATGCGGGAGAGAGCAGCAGATATTCGTGACGTGACCAAACGTGTACTTTCTTACTTACTTGGGGTACCGTTTGCAGGACTTGGTGAGCTGACAGAGGAAGTAATCATTGTAGCGGATGATTTGACGCCCTCCGATACGGCCCAATTAGACCGTCGCTATGTCAAAGGCTTCGTCACGGATATTGGTGGACGAACCTCGCATTCTGCGATTATGGCACGTTCTCTGGAGATTCCTGCTGTTGTCGGAACACAAGGGATCACTCGTGCAGTTCAGCCCGCGACGCTCATCATTCTCGATGGGCATGAAGGAATCGCGATTATCGACCCGAGTGAAGAAGAGATCGCTGTCTACAAACGCAAGCAGGCTGATTACGAAGCGCAAAAAGCCGAACTGGCGAAGCTTGTGAACAATAAAACGGTCACGTTGGACAATCATCATGTCGAGCTTGCCGCCAATATCGGAAGTCCTGAAGATGTTGCTGGGGCAAACGCCAATGGTGCTGAAGGTGTCGGGCTGTTCCGCACTGAATTTCTGTACATGGGACGAAATGATTTTCCGACGGAAGATGAGCAATACATTGCGTACAAGCACGTGCTGGAGCATATGGGCGACCGCCCGGTGGTTATTCGCACATTGGACATTGGCGGGGACAAGCATCTCTCTTACTTGGCTTTGCCAGAAGAAATGAACCCGTTTCTTGGACATCGCGCCATCCGGCTGTGTCTCGACAACCAAGGACTGTTTCGTACGCAGCTGCGTGCTCTATTGCGCGCAAGTGTACACGGCAATCTGAAAATCATGTTTCCGATGATTGCGACACTGGAGGAGTTCCGCCAGGCGAAAGCGATTTTGGAGGAAGAGAAAAAATCATTGGTAGATCGTGGAATTGTAGTATCCGATCAGTACGAAGTGGGTATCATGATTGAGATCCCTGCTGCGGCACTGATGGCCGATCAATTTGCACGCGAAGTTGACTTTTTCAGCATTGGAACCAATGATTTAATTCAATACACAATGGCAGCCGACCGTATGAACGAGAAGGTCGCTTATCTCTACCAGCCTTATCACCCTGCCGTTTTGCGCTTGCTGCACAACGTCATTAAAGCAGGGCACGCACAGAACAAATGGGTAGGAATGTGCGGAGAGATGGCGGGCGATCCAATCGCGATCCCGATTCTATTGGGAATGGGTCTGGATGAATTTAGTATGAGTGCAGGGAGCATTTTGCCTGCGCGAGAACAGCTGAGTCGTTTGAACGTGGAGGACGCAGCGAAACAGATTGATACGATTTTACAGATGAGCACTTCTGCACAAGTAGAGGCGTTCGTGAAGGAATGGCTTGAGAGAGTGTAG
- a CDS encoding HPr family phosphocarrier protein, giving the protein MVEKKIVVQLAHGLHARPAANFVKVATTFSSEIKIIKNEKNVNGKSIMGIMAAAIGKGEEITLITDGVDEQEAMAALEKALTEKE; this is encoded by the coding sequence ATGGTAGAGAAAAAAATAGTGGTTCAATTGGCGCACGGCCTGCATGCACGTCCTGCTGCGAATTTTGTGAAGGTGGCCACGACATTTTCCAGCGAAATTAAAATCATCAAAAATGAGAAAAATGTAAATGGCAAGAGCATCATGGGAATTATGGCAGCAGCGATTGGAAAAGGGGAAGAAATTACCCTGATCACGGATGGTGTCGATGAACAAGAAGCGATGGCAGCATTGGAAAAAGCATTGACTGAAAAGGAATAG
- the eutL gene encoding ethanolamine utilization microcompartment protein EutL, translating into MEKPIRATPLAIRLIPNVDPQFAEKLNLPSHIRSLGLLTSTIDDVGYTAIDEATKSAAVEVVYAKSFYAGSGHASGPLSGEFIGMIGGATPSEVQSGLDAAVAFMESGACFYSLNDEGTHAYYAHVVSRTGSYLSQTAGIREGEPLAYLIAPPLEAMYGIDAALKAADVQMVQFFGPPTETNFGGALLTGSQSACTAAADAFAEAVRSVAKQPVKR; encoded by the coding sequence ATGGAAAAACCAATTCGAGCGACGCCGCTTGCGATCCGACTGATTCCCAATGTCGATCCTCAATTTGCGGAGAAGCTGAACCTGCCTTCCCATATTCGCAGTCTGGGTCTTTTGACCTCAACGATTGACGATGTGGGGTATACGGCCATTGATGAAGCGACCAAAAGTGCAGCGGTGGAAGTTGTGTATGCCAAGTCGTTTTATGCAGGCTCAGGCCATGCGTCTGGACCGTTGTCCGGGGAGTTCATCGGGATGATCGGAGGCGCGACGCCATCGGAGGTGCAGAGCGGACTGGATGCAGCCGTTGCATTTATGGAAAGCGGAGCATGCTTTTACTCTTTGAATGATGAAGGGACGCATGCGTATTACGCCCATGTTGTGTCGCGGACGGGCAGCTACTTGTCTCAAACCGCCGGAATTCGCGAAGGTGAGCCGCTTGCTTACTTGATCGCTCCGCCGCTGGAGGCCATGTATGGTATTGATGCCGCCCTCAAGGCTGCAGATGTACAAATGGTTCAATTTTTTGGTCCACCGACAGAAACGAACTTTGGGGGAGCACTACTCACTGGCAGCCAATCGGCCTGCACGGCAGCCGCCGATGCTTTTGCCGAGGCCGTAAGAAGTGTCGCCAAACAGCCTGTCAAACGATAA
- a CDS encoding YeiH family protein yields the protein MATPIKSSVPLNESNAGVQTAKNNESNPASFSLWMAGIAFTFFIALTGYGLAKIPGFQQVGPLACSILIAVAYRHFRGYPEVLRSGIQFSAKRLLRLAIILYGLKLNIDVVLNEGLGLLVYDAGVIIFAIAVTMLIAKWLKADSSLSLMLGVGTGVCGAAAIAAVSPIIAAKDEDTAIGVGMIALVGTLFAVAYTILRPFLPLSAVEYGMWSGISLHEIAHVALAAAPAGQDGLAIALLAKLGRVLLLVPLCFILMVWMKRSGKLQSGTKIEFPWFLIGFLAMSVFGSYVLGTSIPVSEAFHNGVANVTTFVLTMAMVGLGLNVNLRALRTKAARPLIAMSITSILLSVLSFVLV from the coding sequence ATGGCAACTCCGATCAAAAGCAGCGTGCCATTGAATGAAAGCAATGCCGGCGTACAGACCGCAAAAAACAACGAAAGCAACCCCGCATCCTTCTCACTGTGGATGGCTGGAATCGCTTTTACTTTTTTCATCGCCCTGACAGGCTACGGCTTAGCGAAAATACCTGGCTTTCAACAAGTCGGCCCCCTCGCCTGTTCGATCCTGATCGCGGTCGCATACCGGCATTTTCGTGGATATCCGGAAGTATTGCGATCAGGGATTCAATTTTCCGCCAAACGTTTACTGCGTCTGGCTATTATTTTGTACGGTCTTAAGCTCAATATCGACGTCGTCTTGAATGAAGGCCTCGGGCTTCTCGTCTATGACGCTGGTGTCATTATCTTTGCCATCGCGGTTACGATGCTAATAGCCAAGTGGTTGAAAGCAGACTCTTCCCTCTCCCTCATGCTCGGAGTCGGTACAGGCGTCTGTGGAGCAGCGGCAATTGCAGCCGTTTCGCCTATCATTGCCGCCAAGGATGAAGATACCGCCATCGGGGTAGGAATGATCGCACTCGTCGGAACCCTATTTGCTGTTGCCTACACGATCCTGCGTCCATTTCTTCCCCTGTCCGCGGTCGAATACGGCATGTGGTCAGGAATTAGTCTGCACGAGATTGCCCATGTCGCATTGGCTGCTGCACCAGCGGGTCAAGATGGGCTAGCCATTGCACTGCTGGCAAAATTGGGGCGTGTGCTCCTGTTGGTTCCGCTCTGTTTTATCCTGATGGTTTGGATGAAACGCTCCGGGAAATTACAAAGTGGCACCAAGATTGAATTCCCTTGGTTCCTGATCGGCTTCCTCGCCATGAGTGTTTTTGGAAGCTACGTTCTCGGCACATCCATTCCTGTCTCAGAAGCGTTCCATAATGGCGTCGCCAATGTCACAACCTTTGTGCTCACCATGGCTATGGTCGGGCTTGGCCTCAATGTCAATCTGCGTGCACTGCGGACAAAAGCGGCGCGCCCACTGATTGCCATGAGTATTACTTCGATTCTTTTATCGGTACTCTCCTTTGTATTGGTATAA
- a CDS encoding BMC domain-containing protein produces MRATTYSLGMIETLGLPALIAAADAAAKAADVKVVSYEGADAGIVTLYVIGDVSSVMAAVDAGADAARRVGRLLHSHVIPRPDENVPRMIKNLLKPEVKEEVKAEPAKAPVSGLQDQSINDLRKMARSYADFPLTTNEINMAKKEDLIRLLEEKQGGGDKA; encoded by the coding sequence ATGCGCGCTACAACATATTCACTCGGCATGATCGAGACGCTGGGCTTGCCTGCTCTCATCGCTGCCGCAGACGCTGCTGCCAAGGCGGCAGACGTCAAAGTTGTTTCTTATGAAGGAGCGGACGCAGGAATCGTCACTTTATACGTGATCGGGGATGTATCTTCGGTTATGGCAGCAGTAGATGCTGGCGCCGACGCAGCTCGACGTGTCGGAAGATTGCTGCACTCACACGTGATTCCACGTCCTGACGAAAATGTTCCAAGAATGATTAAAAACCTGCTAAAACCGGAAGTGAAAGAAGAGGTTAAGGCAGAGCCGGCTAAAGCGCCAGTGTCCGGATTGCAAGATCAATCCATCAATGACCTGCGAAAAATGGCGCGTTCGTATGCGGACTTCCCGCTGACAACGAACGAAATCAACATGGCGAAGAAAGAAGATCTCATTCGTCTGTTGGAAGAGAAACAAGGCGGAGGTGACAAAGCCTAA
- a CDS encoding sulfatase-like hydrolase/transferase encodes MSRKWLRRRPNILFIIVDQERFPPVYEEPAIREWSEDTLHAHAFLREHGLEFKRHYVGSTACCPSRATLFTGQYPSLHGVTQTSGAAKRSPDSDMFWLDRNTVPTMGNYFRQAGYRCFYKGKWHISDADIWVPGTHFPIPSYTPITGVPDPDKERLYLLADRLDGYGFSSWIGPEPHGIAPHNSGSSAAIGVNGRDVVYSSEVIELLHALDLKKNSVESYHPWLIVASFVNPHDIAIYGDISAGTPFFRFHVDKSVPTVAPPPTQHESLATKPRCQASYREVYPQAFQPISDQAHYRRLYYQLQKNADREVMRVLEALASCSFYPETLVVFTSDHGELLGAHGNLHQKWYCAYEEAIHVPLIIHNPLLFPHATSTELLTSHVDILPTLLGMAGADTDRLSEELIYTHSEVRPLVGRDLTPLILSHDTESISSEPIYFMTDDDVTKGQHQVSVQHQPYDSVIPPNRIETVLAYMYSAGHSALWKYSRYFAEDVYNPTMTDYELYNLTTDPLEIRNLVILLYKTTHSERVRLKMELLLEEQRAQKRLTPFSHPFAHLLST; translated from the coding sequence ATGTCGAGAAAATGGTTGAGGAGACGACCGAACATCTTGTTCATCATTGTGGATCAGGAACGGTTTCCCCCTGTTTATGAAGAGCCTGCGATACGCGAATGGAGCGAGGATACACTCCACGCTCATGCTTTTTTGCGAGAGCATGGGTTGGAGTTCAAGCGTCATTACGTTGGCTCCACAGCCTGTTGCCCTAGCAGAGCTACCCTGTTCACCGGTCAGTATCCCTCTTTGCACGGCGTCACCCAGACCAGCGGTGCCGCTAAACGATCTCCCGACAGCGACATGTTCTGGCTTGATCGCAATACCGTCCCGACGATGGGAAATTATTTTCGTCAAGCGGGCTATCGGTGTTTCTATAAAGGCAAGTGGCATATATCCGATGCCGACATCTGGGTACCGGGCACCCACTTTCCTATCCCCAGCTATACCCCTATAACGGGAGTTCCTGATCCAGATAAAGAGCGCTTATACTTGCTTGCTGATCGGCTGGACGGCTATGGCTTTTCCAGTTGGATAGGGCCTGAACCGCATGGAATAGCGCCGCATAACTCCGGTTCGTCCGCAGCCATCGGAGTAAATGGTCGTGATGTGGTATACAGCAGCGAAGTCATAGAGCTGCTCCATGCACTGGACCTGAAAAAAAACTCCGTTGAAAGCTACCATCCTTGGCTGATCGTGGCGTCTTTCGTCAATCCACATGACATCGCGATCTATGGGGATATCTCTGCGGGCACACCGTTTTTTCGCTTCCATGTGGATAAGTCCGTTCCCACAGTTGCCCCGCCCCCTACTCAGCACGAATCACTTGCGACAAAACCGCGCTGCCAAGCGAGTTATCGGGAGGTATATCCACAAGCGTTCCAGCCCATTTCGGACCAAGCCCATTATCGAAGACTGTACTATCAGCTCCAGAAAAACGCCGATCGGGAAGTGATGCGTGTTCTTGAAGCACTCGCCTCCTGCTCGTTTTATCCCGAGACACTCGTCGTGTTCACATCCGATCACGGCGAATTGTTGGGCGCTCACGGCAATCTGCATCAAAAATGGTACTGTGCCTATGAAGAGGCGATTCACGTTCCTCTGATTATCCACAACCCACTCCTTTTTCCACACGCAACCTCCACAGAGCTGTTAACCAGTCATGTGGATATTCTTCCGACACTACTCGGGATGGCTGGAGCAGACACAGATAGGCTTAGTGAGGAGCTGATTTATACACATAGCGAGGTACGCCCGCTTGTCGGTCGTGATCTTACTCCCCTCATCTTGTCTCACGATACGGAATCTATCTCCAGCGAGCCGATCTACTTCATGACGGACGACGATGTGACAAAAGGACAGCATCAAGTGAGTGTGCAGCACCAACCCTATGACTCTGTCATCCCTCCGAATCGGATTGAAACGGTCCTCGCCTACATGTATTCCGCCGGGCACAGCGCTTTATGGAAATACTCCCGCTATTTTGCCGAGGATGTATACAACCCCACAATGACTGATTACGAATTGTACAATCTCACGACCGATCCTTTAGAAATACGGAATTTGGTAATCCTGCTCTACAAAACCACACACTCGGAGCGCGTCCGCCTGAAAATGGAGCTGCTTTTAGAAGAACAACGAGCCCAGAAGCGACTGACACCCTTTTCGCACCCTTTTGCACACCTTCTGTCTACTTGA
- a CDS encoding acetaldehyde dehydrogenase (acetylating): MTLDADLYSIQEVRTYLAQAKEAQAKFATYSQEQVDRIIEAMSKAGVEHADRLAAMAVEETGFGNVPDKRMKNLFAAQDVYASVKDVKTVGIIRKDEENKVWEVAQPFGIVAGIVPSTNPTSTVIYKSMVSLKARNAIVFSPHPSAAKCTLEAARLMAQVAVAAGAPEGLIHCVTKPTLPATNELMKHKLTNLILATGGTPMVRAAYSSGKPAYGVGPGNVPVYVHHSADFAAAAKRIVQSKTFDYGTICASEQALVVEESMKHQLIAALKREGAYFLNEQEKEKVAAIVTINGSLNAKIVGRSPHVIAQMAGITIPADTRVLVAEENNVGKAYPMSVEKLAPVLALYTVQGDSEAFARCRELLEHGGLGHTAGIHAQDDNVIAAYGQAMPASRIPVNTGTTFGGIGATTGVQPAFTLGCGSLGGNVTSDNIGAKHMFNIKRVAFGIKEMPQSTPAPAAPATQAEEAVLQAVSSMNVGLSRDEIKNIIKSVLTEMTT, from the coding sequence ATGACACTCGACGCTGATCTGTATTCCATACAGGAAGTGCGTACCTACCTCGCACAAGCGAAGGAAGCACAGGCCAAGTTCGCTACTTACAGCCAAGAGCAAGTTGACCGGATCATCGAAGCCATGTCCAAAGCGGGCGTGGAGCATGCGGATCGACTCGCAGCTATGGCTGTAGAAGAAACGGGCTTTGGTAACGTTCCAGACAAACGGATGAAAAACCTGTTTGCTGCGCAAGATGTGTACGCATCTGTAAAAGACGTAAAAACAGTTGGCATCATCCGTAAGGACGAAGAGAACAAAGTGTGGGAAGTGGCGCAGCCATTCGGAATCGTAGCTGGTATCGTACCTTCCACCAATCCGACGTCCACGGTTATCTATAAATCGATGGTCTCCCTCAAGGCGAGAAATGCGATTGTCTTCAGCCCGCATCCGTCGGCAGCCAAGTGTACGCTGGAAGCAGCGCGACTGATGGCGCAGGTGGCAGTAGCGGCTGGAGCACCAGAAGGCTTGATTCATTGCGTTACCAAGCCTACGCTTCCAGCGACAAACGAATTGATGAAGCACAAGCTGACCAATTTGATTCTCGCGACTGGCGGAACGCCGATGGTACGCGCAGCGTACAGCTCCGGTAAGCCTGCATACGGTGTGGGACCTGGTAACGTTCCGGTCTACGTCCACCACAGTGCTGACTTTGCTGCTGCTGCCAAGCGCATCGTGCAGAGCAAGACGTTTGACTATGGTACGATCTGCGCTTCTGAGCAAGCATTGGTAGTGGAAGAATCCATGAAGCACCAATTGATTGCTGCCCTGAAGCGTGAAGGCGCCTACTTCCTGAACGAGCAAGAGAAGGAAAAGGTAGCTGCCATCGTCACGATAAACGGCTCGCTGAACGCGAAGATCGTAGGCCGCTCTCCGCATGTGATCGCTCAAATGGCGGGTATTACCATCCCAGCTGATACGCGTGTCCTGGTTGCGGAGGAGAACAATGTAGGTAAAGCATATCCGATGTCCGTTGAAAAACTGGCTCCGGTCCTTGCTCTCTACACGGTTCAAGGCGACAGCGAAGCATTTGCCCGTTGCCGCGAATTGCTGGAGCATGGTGGTCTTGGACATACAGCGGGTATTCACGCCCAGGATGACAATGTCATCGCAGCGTATGGTCAAGCAATGCCAGCATCTAGAATTCCGGTAAATACGGGTACGACCTTCGGAGGAATTGGTGCAACGACTGGCGTACAACCAGCGTTCACACTTGGATGCGGTTCTTTAGGGGGCAACGTCACTTCCGATAACATCGGTGCGAAGCATATGTTCAACATCAAGCGTGTTGCGTTTGGCATCAAAGAAATGCCGCAATCAACGCCAGCACCAGCAGCTCCTGCGACACAAGCGGAAGAAGCTGTCCTACAGGCTGTCTCTTCTATGAACGTTGGCTTGAGCCGCGATGAGATCAAAAACATCATCAAATCCGTGTTAACAGAAATGACGACTTAG
- a CDS encoding response regulator transcription factor: MKRILLIEDEMPIARLVQVYLERAGYEVKWNEGDHEAIPTFFSWKPDLVLLDLMLPDHDGLDILDQIRQYGSCPVIIITARGTVPDKLQGLAQGADDYIAKPFDPEEVLARVQAVLRRSSYIAEADTIRLGTLSIDVTAQNALIGKTPLAMMPRDWQLLVFLARHPNQCFSRDQLLDQVWGMDFEGGDRSVDTAVKRLRKSLLPWPTSEGEISTIRGMGYSLRVY, encoded by the coding sequence GTGAAACGAATTCTACTCATCGAGGATGAAATGCCGATTGCCCGACTTGTCCAGGTCTACCTGGAACGAGCGGGCTATGAAGTAAAATGGAACGAGGGTGATCACGAGGCAATTCCGACTTTTTTCTCCTGGAAACCAGATCTTGTCCTACTTGACCTGATGCTGCCCGATCATGACGGCTTGGATATACTCGATCAGATTCGCCAATACGGCAGTTGCCCGGTCATTATTATCACAGCTCGCGGTACCGTGCCGGACAAGCTCCAAGGGCTGGCACAAGGTGCAGATGATTACATCGCCAAGCCATTTGATCCAGAAGAAGTGCTCGCCCGTGTACAAGCTGTGCTCCGCCGTTCCTCTTATATCGCCGAAGCAGATACGATCAGACTCGGGACACTTTCCATAGATGTTACTGCCCAAAATGCCTTGATCGGGAAAACACCCCTTGCCATGATGCCACGGGATTGGCAACTGCTCGTTTTCCTGGCGCGACATCCGAACCAATGCTTCAGCCGAGATCAGTTGCTGGATCAGGTGTGGGGAATGGATTTTGAAGGGGGCGATCGCTCTGTGGATACCGCAGTGAAGCGCTTGCGCAAAAGCTTGCTGCCTTGGCCGACTTCCGAAGGGGAAATCAGCACAATCAGAGGAATGGGGTATAGCCTGCGTGTTTACTAA
- a CDS encoding LysR family transcriptional regulator, with protein MDQHLLVFVTVADRQNFSRAAEELHMTQPAVSQYIHALERTIGTKLLERSNKYVRLNKAGEIVYHHAREILGLYTRMQSLVDDLMNTPSGHLTIGASYTYGEYVLPHVIARLRQYYPMITPTITIHNSTVIAELVAKRQLDVGIVEGEYVDEKMCVEPFADDRMYLIASPEHRLAGQSEISIDELMKETWIVREEGSGTREAAEKMFRQLQFTPQKRMEFGSTQVIKESVEAGLGISLLSYWAIRKERKLGTLCTLKVTGTPVTRDFSLVTKSDEFHTKALDIFMDLIRTHVPEGAHT; from the coding sequence TTGGATCAGCATTTGCTCGTGTTCGTGACCGTTGCAGACAGACAGAACTTTTCCCGAGCGGCAGAAGAGCTCCATATGACGCAGCCTGCCGTTAGTCAGTATATTCATGCGCTCGAGCGCACGATAGGGACAAAGCTCCTGGAGCGAAGCAACAAATATGTTCGCTTGAATAAAGCGGGGGAGATTGTCTATCATCACGCTCGGGAGATCTTGGGCTTGTACACGCGGATGCAGAGCCTCGTGGATGATTTGATGAATACGCCAAGCGGGCATTTGACTATTGGCGCCAGCTACACATATGGAGAGTATGTGCTGCCTCATGTCATTGCGCGTCTTCGTCAGTATTACCCAATGATTACCCCCACGATTACGATTCACAATTCCACAGTCATTGCTGAGCTGGTGGCGAAGCGACAACTCGACGTCGGGATTGTTGAGGGGGAGTATGTGGACGAAAAAATGTGCGTGGAGCCGTTTGCTGATGATCGTATGTATTTGATTGCTTCTCCAGAGCATCGATTGGCTGGGCAGTCTGAGATCAGCATTGACGAGCTGATGAAGGAAACGTGGATTGTGCGGGAAGAAGGGTCAGGCACGAGGGAAGCGGCTGAAAAAATGTTTCGCCAACTGCAATTCACACCGCAAAAGCGAATGGAGTTCGGCAGTACACAGGTGATCAAGGAATCAGTGGAGGCTGGTCTGGGAATCAGCTTACTGTCTTATTGGGCCATCCGCAAGGAACGCAAGCTCGGCACGCTCTGCACATTGAAGGTGACGGGGACACCGGTTACCCGTGACTTTTCGCTCGTCACGAAATCCGACGAGTTTCACACCAAAGCATTGGACATCTTCATGGATCTTATCCGCACACATGTGCCGGAGGGGGCCCATACATAA